A DNA window from Setaria viridis chromosome 2, Setaria_viridis_v4.0, whole genome shotgun sequence contains the following coding sequences:
- the LOC117846318 gene encoding ycf20-like protein, producing MLVRRGAPPCAPRAPSDGLCGGGGSPAARCCIPLSRACFLRPTKESSGGALSYQMKNCGLRPAFALETGGPSNTDGQDFDEDSGFLGRTRLGRLILAAGRELLEKLNSARTNSPTKIFLVLLGFYTANALATILGQTGDWDVLVAGVIVAAIEGIGMLMYRKPNARPPGRLQKLVSMVNYWKAGVCLGLFVDAFKLGS from the exons ATGCTTGTGCGGCGTGGGGCCCCTCCCTGCGCTCCGAGGGCTCCGTCCGATGGGCtctgcggaggcggcggctctCCGGCGGCGCGATGCTGCATCCCCCTCAGCCGGGCATGCTTCCTGCGGCCAACCAAGGAGAGTAGCGGAGGGGCTCTCAG TTACCAGATGAAAAACTGCGGATTGAGGCCAGCCTTTGCTTTGGAAACTGGTGGGCCATCTAACACTGATGGCCAAGATTTTGATGAGGACAGTGGCTTCCTTGGTAGGACAAGGCTGGGCAGACTCATCCTAGCCGCCGGAAGGGAGCTACTTGAAAAGCTGAACTCTGCCAGGACCAACTCCCCCACAAAGATATTCCTCGTCCTCCTTGGCTTCTACACTGCCAACGCCTTGGCAACAATACTAGGGCAGACTGGCGACTGGGATGTTCTTGTTGCTGGTGTTATAGTGGCTGCCATTGAGGGAATTGGCATGCTTATGTACAGAAAACCAAACGCCAGGCCTCCTGGGAGGCTTCAGAAATTGGTTTCAATGGTGAACTACTGGAAAGCTGGCGTATGTCTGGGCCTTTTCGTGGACGCCTTCAAGCTGGGTAGCTGA
- the LOC117842203 gene encoding uncharacterized protein At3g52155, chloroplastic — MRAPAPLPAALLSRSCSPAPRFLLSSFRAPAACRPPRAVARSVSVSVEAPAAAAEPAVAGAPSTTPRRRLILLRHGESAAGGRFTRDHDRPLSKAGRADAISVSNKLQQMGWIPELILCSDAMRTKETLKILQEHVQGLSQAVVHFIPSFYSIAAMDGQTAEHLQKAICEYSSDEILTVMCMGHNKGWEEAASMFSGDSVVLKTCNAALLEAAGKSWVEAFSLAGLGGWKLHGIVKP, encoded by the exons ATGAGAGCTCCAGCTCCTCTTCCCGCCGCACTGCTCTCCCGCTCCTGCTCCCCGGCCCCgcgcttcctcctctcctccttccgcgcgccggccgcctgccgcccgcctCGCGCCGTCGCCCGctccgtctccgtctccgtcgaggcgccggcggccgcagcggAGCCGGCGGTCGCGGGCGCGCCCTCcacgacgccgcgccgccgcctcatcctcctccgccacgGTGAGAGCGCCGCCGGGGGGCGCTTCACCAGAG ATCATGACAGACCTCTAAGCAAGGCTGGGAGAGCTGATGCAATCAGCGTTTCTAATAAGCTCCAACAAATGGGATGGATACCTGAGCTTATCCTGTGCAG TGATGCAATGCGCACGAAGGAAACTCTTAAGATCCTGCAAGAGCATGTCCAGGGATTGTCTCAAGCTGTGGTACACTTTATCCCAAGTTTCTACTCAATTGCGGCAATGGATGGCCAAACTGCAGAGCATTTGCAAAAGGCAATCTGTGAATATTCGAGCGACGAGATCTTAACTGTGAT GTGCATGGGTCATAATAAAGGATGGGAGGAAGCTGCCTCTATGTTTTCTGGTGATTCAGTTGTGCTTAAGACATGTAACGCTGCTTTGCTAGAAGCTGCAGGGAAATCATGGGTTGAG GCTTTTTCTCTCGCTGGTCTTGGGGGATGGAAGCTTCATGGAATTGTAAAGCCATGA